Proteins co-encoded in one Oikeobacillus pervagus genomic window:
- a CDS encoding carbon starvation CstA family protein produces the protein MVTFFASLFLLVAGYFVYAKVVEKIFGIDDSRQTPAYTQADGMDYVPMSWWKGSLIQLLNIAGLGPIFGAITGALYGPVAFIWIVIGCIFAGGVHDYFSGMLSLRHNGEQYPSLVGRYLGNAMKAIINIMSIILMVLVAAAFVAGPAQLIDQITPLNFTMALVFVFVYFILAAVLPVNRIIGKIYPIFGAILIFMAVSIAIALLFMDRSIPNLTFENLHPGELPIWPLLMVTISCGAISGFHCTQSPIVARTMKKESDGRKIFYGAMVGEGIIALIWAAAGMTFFGGTGGLQEAMAAGGPAGVVNEISTSLLGTLGGILAILGVIILPITTGDTALRSSRMMLTDLLSKFMNTDNRGMILFITLAVGAPTFYLSTIDYSFLWRYVGWTNQFVATVMLWTAAIYLLKQHKFHWIAGVPAIFMTAVVCTYIFYAPEGLQLPYNTSMIIGFILTGIVLLWYAWMIIKHKQSITANQQSTVA, from the coding sequence ATGGTTACTTTTTTTGCATCATTATTTCTGCTGGTTGCAGGTTATTTTGTTTATGCCAAAGTAGTGGAAAAAATATTTGGTATTGACGATAGTCGACAAACACCAGCCTATACACAAGCAGATGGTATGGACTATGTACCAATGAGTTGGTGGAAAGGAAGCTTAATCCAATTATTAAATATTGCTGGATTAGGTCCGATTTTCGGGGCTATTACTGGTGCCCTGTATGGTCCAGTTGCGTTTATTTGGATCGTCATTGGTTGTATTTTTGCAGGCGGGGTTCATGATTATTTTTCTGGGATGCTGTCACTAAGGCATAATGGGGAACAGTATCCATCACTCGTTGGCCGTTATTTAGGAAATGCTATGAAGGCAATTATTAATATCATGTCAATTATTTTAATGGTTTTAGTTGCTGCCGCATTTGTAGCGGGTCCAGCACAGTTAATTGATCAAATTACTCCACTTAATTTCACAATGGCACTTGTTTTTGTTTTTGTTTATTTTATTTTAGCCGCTGTTTTACCAGTGAATCGAATCATTGGAAAAATTTATCCGATTTTTGGAGCTATTTTAATCTTTATGGCCGTTTCAATTGCAATCGCATTATTATTTATGGATCGTTCGATTCCGAATTTAACATTTGAAAATTTACATCCCGGAGAGTTGCCAATATGGCCACTTCTAATGGTGACAATCTCTTGTGGGGCTATTTCTGGGTTCCATTGTACTCAAAGCCCAATCGTGGCTCGTACAATGAAAAAAGAGTCTGATGGTCGCAAAATTTTCTACGGTGCGATGGTTGGTGAAGGAATTATTGCCCTTATTTGGGCCGCAGCGGGAATGACCTTTTTCGGTGGAACAGGTGGGCTTCAAGAAGCGATGGCTGCAGGTGGTCCAGCTGGGGTAGTAAATGAAATTTCTACTTCTCTATTAGGAACATTAGGTGGTATTTTAGCGATTTTAGGTGTTATTATTTTACCGATCACAACAGGGGATACAGCACTTCGGTCTTCAAGGATGATGTTGACAGATCTATTATCGAAATTTATGAACACTGATAATAGAGGGATGATTCTTTTCATCACATTAGCAGTAGGGGCACCCACTTTCTATCTATCAACCATTGATTACTCATTTTTATGGCGGTATGTAGGATGGACAAATCAGTTTGTCGCGACAGTCATGTTATGGACAGCTGCTATATATTTATTGAAACAGCATAAATTCCATTGGATCGCAGGAGTCCCGGCTATCTTTATGACAGCTGTCGTCTGTACGTATATTTTCTATGCACCAGAAGGATTACAATTACCATATAATACATCCATGATCATCGGATTTATACTAACAGGAATCGTACTCCTATGGTATGCATGGATGATCATCAAACACAAACAATCCATCACAGCCAACCAACAATCAACAGTAGCATAA
- a CDS encoding ATP phosphoribosyltransferase regulatory subunit, which yields MSKLFMFEKPVGMRDTLPHIYEEKRKIKQSMYKEIKSWGYQFIETPTLEYYETVGTASAILDQQLFKLLDQQGHTLVLRPEMTAPIARFAAAKLLKEQVPLRLAYRANVYRAQQREGGRAAEFEQLGIENIGDDTVSADAEIIALMVSSLREIGLENFQISIGHIQYVGELFNQILGTEDRASTLRRYLYEKNYVGFKEHVKQLPLSSIDQQRLLTFLNLNGSEKCLDQAYKLIEGEEGLQAVRELKQLWGLLQEYGVDQYVKFDLSLVSHMSYYTGILFEVYADKVGYPIGNGGRYNDLLQKFGYPASATGFGVRVDYLLEAIGTSESTEETQCILFSKDRRKEAILQAKKLRKNGESVVLQDIVGVGDVDSFTSTFDQVHFYVGSTVNAEVKR from the coding sequence ATGTCAAAACTTTTTATGTTTGAAAAGCCTGTTGGGATGAGGGACACACTCCCACATATTTATGAAGAGAAACGAAAAATAAAGCAGAGTATGTATAAAGAAATTAAATCCTGGGGATATCAGTTTATCGAGACTCCAACACTAGAATATTATGAAACGGTTGGAACCGCCTCGGCGATTTTGGATCAACAGTTATTTAAACTTCTCGATCAGCAAGGTCACACACTTGTGTTGCGACCGGAAATGACGGCACCAATTGCGAGGTTTGCGGCAGCGAAATTATTAAAAGAGCAAGTCCCATTACGTCTAGCCTATCGTGCTAATGTGTATCGGGCACAGCAACGGGAAGGCGGAAGAGCTGCGGAATTTGAACAATTAGGGATTGAAAATATTGGGGACGATACTGTTAGTGCTGATGCAGAGATCATTGCTTTAATGGTTTCTTCATTACGGGAAATTGGACTAGAAAATTTTCAAATTTCCATCGGTCATATCCAATATGTAGGGGAATTATTTAATCAAATCCTAGGAACTGAAGATCGTGCGAGTACCCTTCGCCGCTATTTATACGAAAAAAACTATGTTGGATTTAAAGAGCATGTAAAACAATTGCCACTGTCATCCATTGATCAACAACGACTCCTAACCTTCTTGAATTTAAACGGTAGTGAAAAATGTTTAGATCAAGCTTATAAGCTGATTGAAGGAGAAGAAGGATTACAGGCCGTACGTGAGTTAAAGCAACTTTGGGGATTATTACAAGAGTATGGTGTAGATCAATATGTGAAATTTGATTTATCACTCGTTAGTCATATGAGTTATTATACAGGGATTTTATTTGAAGTTTACGCCGATAAGGTGGGGTATCCAATTGGAAATGGTGGTCGTTATAATGACCTTCTACAAAAATTTGGTTATCCTGCAAGTGCAACAGGGTTTGGTGTACGGGTAGATTATTTATTGGAAGCGATTGGAACATCCGAATCAACTGAAGAAACTCAATGTATTTTATTTAGTAAAGATCGACGTAAAGAAGCGATTCTACAGGCAAAAAAATTAAGAAAAAATGGCGAATCTGTCGTCTTACAAGATATTGTAGGAGTAGGCGATGTAGATAGCTTTACGAGTACTTTTGATCAAGTCCATTTCTATGTAGGTTCAACAGTGAATGCCGAGGTGAAGCGATAA
- the hisG gene encoding ATP phosphoribosyltransferase codes for MSYLTIAMPKGRIFHEAVDLLRKSNYQLPPEFDESRKLIIEIEEEQLRFILAKPMDVPTYVEYGVADLGIAGKDVMLEEERDVYELLDLKISPCYLAVAGLPDTKMNEVAPKIATKYPRVASSYFREQGEQVEIIKLNGSIELAPIIGLADRIVDIVSTGRTLKENGLVEYEHIVDITSRLIVNPVSYRMKNERIQELVDRLNDVILEKQ; via the coding sequence ATGTCTTATTTAACAATTGCAATGCCTAAGGGAAGAATCTTTCATGAAGCTGTCGATTTGCTTCGAAAGTCAAATTATCAGCTTCCTCCAGAATTTGATGAATCCAGAAAGCTCATTATTGAAATAGAGGAAGAACAACTTAGATTTATATTAGCGAAACCAATGGATGTGCCTACCTATGTTGAATATGGTGTGGCGGATCTTGGGATTGCAGGGAAAGATGTCATGCTGGAAGAAGAAAGAGATGTGTATGAACTACTTGATTTAAAAATTAGTCCATGCTATTTAGCTGTTGCGGGACTTCCTGATACAAAGATGAATGAAGTAGCTCCGAAAATTGCAACGAAGTATCCGAGAGTAGCTTCTTCTTATTTTCGTGAACAAGGAGAACAAGTAGAGATTATCAAATTAAATGGTTCAATTGAATTAGCGCCAATCATTGGTCTTGCCGATCGTATTGTCGATATCGTTTCAACAGGAAGAACATTAAAGGAAAATGGTCTTGTCGAATATGAACATATTGTGGATATCACTTCTCGATTAATTGTCAATCCAGTGAGTTACCGAATGAAAAACGAGCGGATACAAGAATTAGTCGATCGATTAAATGACGTTATTTTAGAAAAACAATAA